The following coding sequences lie in one Jonesia denitrificans DSM 20603 genomic window:
- the rsmH gene encoding 16S rRNA (cytosine(1402)-N(4))-methyltransferase RsmH, whose translation MNEFQDESPASRRHIPVLRDRCLELMAPALNSPQALYVDATLGMGGHTRAVLEAFPNVIAIGIDRDAQALALASERLESFGQRFRAVHTTYDNIYRVIHEAGFDGAQAILMDLGVSSLQIDERERGFAYAHDAPLDMRMDSSAPLTAADILNTYDEKRLATILKTYGEERFAPRIARAIVRRREERPWERSGELVDLIRESIPAAARATGGNPAKRTFQALRIEVNEELDVLAHALPAAIESLVIGGRLLVESYHSLEDRMTKVEFTRGLQSSAPPDLPIEPETHRPYLRALTRGAEKADENELQSNPRSASVRLRAIERVRPTPAHLRNGEYT comes from the coding sequence ATGAACGAGTTCCAGGATGAATCACCGGCCTCGCGTCGGCACATACCCGTGCTGCGTGACCGTTGCCTTGAACTAATGGCTCCCGCGCTGAACTCCCCTCAGGCGCTGTATGTTGATGCCACATTGGGTATGGGGGGCCATACACGTGCTGTACTTGAAGCGTTTCCGAATGTCATAGCGATTGGCATCGACCGTGATGCTCAAGCTTTGGCGCTTGCCAGTGAACGGCTTGAGTCGTTTGGTCAACGGTTTCGCGCAGTGCACACCACCTACGACAACATCTACCGTGTGATCCATGAGGCTGGGTTTGATGGTGCACAGGCAATACTCATGGACCTGGGCGTATCCTCACTTCAGATTGACGAGCGGGAACGCGGTTTTGCTTACGCACACGATGCCCCACTTGATATGCGTATGGATTCATCAGCACCGTTGACCGCAGCAGACATCCTGAACACTTACGACGAAAAGCGACTAGCCACGATCCTCAAAACCTATGGCGAGGAACGGTTCGCTCCGCGTATCGCACGGGCCATTGTCCGCCGCCGAGAGGAGCGTCCCTGGGAGCGATCAGGGGAACTTGTTGATCTCATTCGCGAATCAATACCAGCAGCAGCGCGCGCTACGGGAGGCAATCCCGCGAAACGCACCTTTCAGGCCTTGCGTATTGAAGTCAACGAAGAGCTTGATGTTCTGGCGCATGCGCTCCCGGCAGCAATTGAAAGCCTTGTTATTGGTGGCCGTCTTCTCGTGGAGTCATACCACTCCCTAGAAGACCGGATGACCAAAGTCGAATTCACACGAGGTCTTCAATCCAGTGCTCCGCCTGATCTTCCCATCGAACCAGAGACTCATCGCCCCTACCTACGTGCCCTCACAAGGGGAGCGGAAAAGGCGGATGAGAACGAACTGCAGTCAAACCCGCGGTCCGCATCGGTTCGACTTCGAGCAATTGAACGAGTACGACCAACCCCGGCACACCTGAGAAATGGAGAGTACACGTGA
- a CDS encoding peptidoglycan D,D-transpeptidase FtsI family protein has protein sequence MPTRRLRFVSFLVTVLLCAFALRLGQVQLVYGDELREKAQAMRTKTMPLKAERGQITDRHGVAIAKSVTRYKVFADQELIEKWSQLTPDGEKKGGPRYAAELLAPLLDLNAQELAAELTKSPETDRYNKYLTIATDIPPETWDAIRALRISGIFPESTSKRMYPAGETAKSIIGAMGTDEGLSGLEYSQNSLLTGTDGSMTYEQSRNGHILPSAPVTEVPANSGHTVVSTLDMDIQWHVENALDEQLKKTGARGGYVIVQDVKTCEVIALADRSATSDDTTSITGRLGSVQDIFEPGSTAKVVTMAAALETGVATPTSKFRVPDQYTTSNGQTFRDAHEHATHNRTLTGILADSSNTGTVQIAELLTKQVRYDYLSKFGFGQRTGIELGGESRGLLAEPDQWDGRTQYSVMFGQGMAGNALQSTNVFATIANGGQQCTPHLVAGTTDQDGTYTPSPKAETRQIVSKETADAVLSMMESVVVEGSGAAGKVSGYRVAGKTGTAQAADENGQLTSFVSSFIGVAPVDDPAIVVSVILRDPKTSVYGGEVAAPVFADVMAYSLQRLEVEPTGSRPSLYPIDW, from the coding sequence ATGCCGACGAGGCGCTTGAGGTTTGTTTCTTTCCTTGTCACCGTTCTTCTTTGCGCCTTCGCACTACGTCTGGGACAAGTCCAACTCGTTTATGGTGATGAACTGCGCGAAAAAGCACAGGCCATGCGCACCAAAACTATGCCTCTCAAAGCGGAGCGCGGCCAAATCACAGACCGTCACGGAGTTGCGATCGCCAAATCCGTCACGAGATACAAGGTCTTTGCCGACCAAGAGCTGATCGAAAAATGGAGTCAACTCACACCTGATGGTGAGAAAAAAGGTGGCCCGCGTTACGCTGCTGAACTTCTTGCGCCATTGCTTGATCTGAATGCGCAAGAGCTGGCTGCCGAACTCACAAAATCACCAGAAACCGATAGGTACAATAAATACCTTACGATCGCGACAGACATTCCCCCTGAAACGTGGGATGCCATCCGCGCATTGCGGATCTCGGGGATATTCCCTGAATCAACGTCAAAGCGAATGTACCCTGCGGGGGAAACCGCAAAGTCGATTATTGGCGCAATGGGAACAGATGAAGGTTTGTCCGGTCTCGAATACTCCCAAAATTCTCTCCTCACAGGGACAGACGGTTCGATGACCTACGAACAGTCTCGTAATGGCCATATTCTTCCCTCAGCGCCTGTGACAGAAGTGCCTGCCAATAGTGGACACACTGTGGTGTCTACTCTTGACATGGACATTCAGTGGCACGTGGAAAACGCGCTTGATGAACAATTGAAAAAGACAGGTGCTCGAGGTGGTTATGTCATTGTCCAAGACGTGAAGACATGCGAGGTGATTGCGCTTGCCGATCGATCAGCGACATCGGACGACACAACGAGCATTACTGGACGCCTGGGATCTGTTCAAGACATTTTTGAACCAGGATCCACAGCCAAGGTCGTCACCATGGCTGCCGCTCTCGAAACGGGGGTAGCAACGCCCACAAGCAAGTTTCGAGTACCAGATCAGTACACAACAAGCAACGGACAAACATTCCGTGACGCCCATGAACACGCCACCCATAATCGAACACTAACTGGCATCCTCGCTGATTCATCGAACACAGGCACCGTGCAAATTGCTGAACTCCTCACTAAACAGGTGAGATACGACTATCTCAGTAAATTTGGGTTCGGCCAGCGGACCGGAATCGAACTCGGGGGAGAGTCACGTGGTTTGCTCGCAGAACCAGATCAATGGGATGGACGAACCCAGTACTCGGTCATGTTTGGCCAGGGGATGGCAGGCAACGCCCTTCAATCCACCAACGTGTTCGCCACGATAGCCAACGGTGGACAACAATGTACCCCCCACTTAGTTGCAGGAACCACGGACCAAGACGGTACCTACACTCCATCCCCGAAAGCCGAGACACGTCAAATCGTCTCGAAGGAGACGGCCGATGCGGTGCTTTCCATGATGGAGTCGGTAGTCGTAGAAGGAAGCGGCGCGGCAGGGAAAGTCAGCGGCTATCGGGTTGCGGGGAAGACGGGTACCGCACAAGCGGCAGATGAGAACGGACAACTCACATCGTTTGTGTCATCGTTCATTGGGGTCGCGCCGGTCGACGATCCGGCAATTGTGGTGTCAGTCATTCTTCGTGATCCCAAAACCTCCGTTTATGGTGGCGAAGTGGCAGCACCAGTTTTTGCCGATGTGATGGCCTATTCCCTGCAACGGCTTGAAGTCGAACCCACAGGATCACGTCCCTCCCTGTACCCCATTGATTGGTGA
- a CDS encoding UDP-N-acetylmuramoyl-L-alanyl-D-glutamate--2,6-diaminopimelate ligase: MADAQVSGLAIQTARVRPGDLFVAVAGQRSHGAQYIEQAIHAGARGVLTDEAGYRIARELDASVGHELPVLVVDDGHDVREIAGQVAATIYGQPAARLTTAGITGTNGKTTTTFFLDAILRTAGHHTGLMGTVETRLGDHTVSSTRTTVEAPELQGFLARCLEEEVTAVSMEVSSHALALHRITGTQFDVVGFTNLQRDHLDFHGSMAEYFAAKAQLFHSDYARAGVINVDDDWGVQLHHQATIDTWSVATTPERAAHVHADWTVVEVGDYQPNYGTQFVLQGPHGQRLRCHSALPGTVNVANAALAALMARLAGVSDNNITEGLRSLHSIPGRMEVVSKPAQPLTIVDYAHTAEALDFALSSLRQDLAARAHESGTHGVLRVVCGAAGDRDPSKRPEMGAVAARLADVVYIADDDPHGEDRATIRQDLLKGAQSEAQRQAAHGRIIDVKEYDQRESAIDDVIAAASDGDIILIAGRGHETVQDMAGVPHELDDRRHARRALTRWSNQHH; encoded by the coding sequence ATGGCAGATGCCCAGGTATCGGGTCTCGCCATACAAACAGCCCGTGTGCGTCCAGGTGATCTCTTCGTGGCCGTGGCCGGACAACGCAGCCACGGTGCCCAGTACATTGAACAAGCAATTCACGCTGGCGCCCGCGGTGTGCTCACAGACGAAGCCGGGTACCGCATCGCCCGTGAGTTAGACGCATCCGTTGGTCACGAATTACCAGTTCTCGTTGTTGACGACGGACACGATGTACGAGAAATTGCAGGGCAGGTGGCAGCAACAATATATGGTCAGCCGGCTGCGCGGCTGACCACTGCCGGGATCACCGGAACAAACGGAAAAACAACAACCACCTTTTTCCTCGACGCGATTCTTCGGACCGCCGGCCATCACACCGGACTCATGGGGACTGTGGAAACCAGACTCGGCGACCACACAGTATCTTCCACTCGAACAACAGTTGAAGCTCCAGAGCTTCAAGGCTTTCTTGCACGATGCCTTGAAGAAGAGGTCACGGCGGTCAGCATGGAAGTGTCATCACATGCTCTGGCGCTACACCGGATCACCGGCACACAGTTCGATGTTGTTGGTTTCACCAACCTCCAACGTGACCATCTTGACTTCCACGGATCGATGGCAGAGTACTTTGCCGCCAAAGCTCAGCTTTTTCACAGTGACTATGCGCGGGCGGGTGTCATCAACGTTGATGATGACTGGGGTGTGCAATTGCACCACCAAGCGACGATTGACACCTGGAGTGTCGCAACGACTCCCGAGCGTGCTGCACACGTGCACGCCGACTGGACGGTCGTTGAGGTCGGTGATTATCAACCCAATTATGGGACGCAGTTCGTACTTCAGGGCCCGCATGGGCAGAGGCTGCGCTGCCATAGCGCCCTCCCCGGCACAGTCAACGTGGCCAACGCCGCACTTGCTGCACTCATGGCCCGGTTAGCAGGTGTCAGCGACAACAACATCACAGAAGGTCTGCGTTCCCTGCATTCAATCCCCGGTCGAATGGAAGTCGTGTCGAAGCCTGCACAACCACTGACCATCGTGGACTATGCCCACACAGCGGAAGCTTTGGATTTTGCGTTGTCCTCCCTACGCCAAGACCTCGCCGCTCGTGCGCACGAATCTGGTACACATGGTGTCTTACGTGTGGTTTGTGGTGCGGCCGGCGACCGTGACCCGTCAAAGCGCCCAGAAATGGGGGCAGTAGCAGCCCGCCTGGCAGACGTCGTCTACATTGCTGATGATGATCCACACGGCGAGGACCGTGCAACGATCCGTCAAGACCTCCTTAAGGGAGCGCAGTCAGAAGCCCAACGACAGGCCGCGCATGGGCGCATCATTGACGTGAAAGAATATGATCAGCGGGAATCTGCAATCGACGATGTGATCGCTGCAGCAAGTGATGGGGATATCATCTTGATCGCAGGGCGCGGGCACGAAACAGTTCAAGACATGGCTGGTGTTCCTCACGAACTCGATGATCGTCGTCATGCTCGTCGAGCTCTTACGCGCTGGAGTAATCAGCATCACTAG
- a CDS encoding UDP-N-acetylmuramoyl-tripeptide--D-alanyl-D-alanine ligase, with translation MIVVMLVELLRAGVISITSAPRCGCSRTEVTNPNEPMAVRTYSNVFTAQEIASITGGELSCPSDVTVTGQVTIDSRTVSTGDLFVAVVGERSDGHDYACVAHSQGAVLVLSQKNIKGVPCVVVADTQRALGDLARAHLARLREKGHIRVIGVTGSAGKTTTKDLMGQMLATYGNVVVPAGSLNNELGLPLTVLKADETTDFLVTEMGASAVGDLHYLTSIAPLDIAVVLIVGLAHLGGFGSAELVAQAKSELVTGLLPQGIAVLNADDHRVIAMKELAHGQVRTFGSVRGADMRAINARTDAAGRAHFDVETTAGDTASVTLTLVGEHHVTNALAALTAVTALGMPLDQAAVALSAARATSPHRMDVVDRPDGVTIIDDSYNANPDSMRAALRALATVAGRQRRTVAVLGEMRELGPQSRTYHDDIGRLVVRLNISRLIVVGQGAQGIADGALQEGSWGDEVVEVADLNAAHAALNDYLQPNDVVLIKASHGSGLWQLADELTGKAANS, from the coding sequence ATGATCGTCGTCATGCTCGTCGAGCTCTTACGCGCTGGAGTAATCAGCATCACTAGTGCGCCTCGGTGCGGCTGCAGCCGCACCGAAGTCACGAATCCCAATGAGCCTATGGCAGTAAGGACGTATAGCAACGTGTTCACAGCGCAGGAGATCGCTTCCATCACCGGCGGTGAGTTATCTTGTCCGTCAGATGTCACAGTGACAGGACAGGTCACGATCGATTCGCGAACAGTGTCGACTGGGGACTTATTTGTTGCCGTGGTCGGGGAACGCTCTGACGGCCACGACTATGCTTGCGTGGCCCACTCGCAAGGTGCAGTGCTCGTGCTCTCCCAGAAAAACATCAAGGGGGTTCCCTGTGTGGTTGTCGCTGACACCCAACGCGCCCTCGGTGATCTGGCACGAGCACACCTTGCCAGACTGCGGGAGAAGGGGCATATCCGCGTCATCGGAGTAACCGGATCTGCGGGAAAAACCACAACAAAAGATCTTATGGGGCAGATGCTCGCAACTTATGGGAACGTTGTGGTTCCCGCTGGGTCACTCAACAATGAACTGGGCTTGCCACTGACAGTACTGAAAGCGGACGAAACAACGGATTTCCTCGTCACAGAAATGGGCGCATCGGCAGTTGGGGATCTTCACTACCTCACATCTATCGCCCCCCTCGATATTGCAGTGGTGTTGATCGTTGGCCTCGCACACCTTGGTGGCTTCGGATCTGCGGAACTGGTCGCACAAGCGAAAAGCGAACTTGTCACAGGTCTCCTCCCGCAAGGAATCGCAGTTCTCAACGCAGATGACCACCGAGTCATCGCGATGAAGGAGCTTGCACACGGCCAAGTACGCACCTTCGGGTCGGTCCGTGGAGCAGATATGCGAGCCATCAATGCCCGCACAGACGCCGCAGGGCGCGCCCACTTTGACGTCGAAACAACAGCAGGGGACACAGCGTCGGTGACTTTGACTCTTGTGGGCGAACATCATGTCACCAACGCGCTCGCGGCACTGACAGCAGTGACCGCACTGGGAATGCCACTTGACCAAGCTGCTGTTGCTCTGAGTGCTGCACGAGCAACCAGTCCGCACCGTATGGATGTTGTGGACCGTCCAGATGGTGTCACCATTATTGACGACTCCTACAACGCCAACCCAGATTCCATGCGTGCCGCTCTGCGAGCTTTGGCCACTGTTGCTGGCCGTCAACGCCGGACTGTGGCAGTGCTCGGGGAAATGCGTGAGCTTGGCCCCCAATCACGTACCTACCACGATGACATCGGGCGCCTAGTCGTGCGGCTCAATATCTCGCGGCTTATTGTCGTAGGACAGGGAGCGCAGGGAATTGCTGACGGCGCCCTGCAAGAAGGGTCGTGGGGAGACGAGGTCGTGGAAGTCGCTGACCTCAATGCAGCGCATGCTGCCCTCAACGACTACCTTCAGCCTAACGATGTGGTGTTAATCAAAGCGTCTCACGGTTCTGGCCTGTGGCAACTCGCCGATGAACTGACTGGAAAGGCAGCAAACTCGTGA
- the mraY gene encoding phospho-N-acetylmuramoyl-pentapeptide-transferase, with product MKVVLVSGAVALLVSLLGTPMFIRLLVRRNYGQFIRQDGPTAHFTKRGTPTMGGVVIIAATVLGWLATIPVTGRIPTASEFLLIFLMVGMGLVGFLDDFIKISRQRSLGLSPMGKIIGQGVVGIVFSVLVLQFENSRGVTPASTAISFTRDTNFDLAFAGAGIGIALFVVWANFLITAWTNAVNLTDGLDGLATGVSLFVFGAYLFVSIWQYNQNCAWRPIAESACYETRDPLGLAIIAAAIVGACFGFLWWNGSPAQIFMGDTGSLALGGALAGISILTRTEILAAIIGGLFVLIVVSDVIQIGFFKMTGKRVFKMAPLHHHFELSGWGEVTIVIRFWIIAGLFVAAGLGLFYGEWIVS from the coding sequence GTGAAAGTTGTCCTCGTTTCAGGTGCTGTTGCACTCCTTGTGTCGCTCCTAGGCACCCCCATGTTTATCCGTTTACTCGTTCGTCGCAATTACGGCCAGTTCATTCGGCAAGACGGTCCAACAGCGCACTTCACGAAGCGCGGCACACCCACAATGGGTGGGGTAGTCATCATTGCCGCGACAGTACTTGGATGGTTGGCAACCATCCCCGTCACTGGACGAATTCCCACCGCATCTGAGTTCCTCCTCATTTTCCTCATGGTGGGTATGGGATTAGTCGGTTTTCTCGACGATTTCATTAAGATCTCCAGACAACGAAGCCTGGGATTGTCTCCGATGGGCAAGATCATCGGGCAAGGCGTTGTGGGCATCGTGTTTTCTGTCCTGGTATTGCAGTTTGAAAACTCGCGAGGGGTCACCCCGGCGTCGACTGCAATTTCTTTCACTCGTGACACGAATTTTGACCTCGCCTTCGCAGGGGCTGGGATTGGAATAGCGCTGTTCGTGGTGTGGGCAAACTTCCTGATCACTGCCTGGACAAATGCTGTTAACCTGACCGATGGTCTTGACGGCCTCGCCACAGGAGTGTCACTGTTTGTTTTCGGCGCTTACCTCTTTGTCTCCATCTGGCAGTACAACCAGAACTGTGCCTGGCGACCAATTGCTGAAAGCGCCTGCTACGAAACCAGAGACCCCCTTGGTCTTGCCATCATCGCAGCCGCAATCGTTGGTGCGTGCTTTGGGTTCTTGTGGTGGAATGGTTCGCCGGCACAGATTTTTATGGGGGACACTGGGTCTCTCGCGCTGGGTGGAGCGCTTGCTGGTATCTCCATTTTGACCCGGACAGAAATACTTGCCGCGATCATCGGTGGCTTGTTTGTCCTCATTGTTGTTTCAGATGTCATCCAAATTGGGTTTTTCAAGATGACAGGAAAACGAGTCTTTAAGATGGCCCCCCTGCACCACCACTTTGAACTGTCAGGTTGGGGGGAAGTGACAATCGTCATCCGGTTCTGGATCATCGCTGGTCTTTTCGTTGCAGCAGGGCTCGGCCTGTTCTACGGTGAGTGGATCGTCAGTTGA
- the murD gene encoding UDP-N-acetylmuramoyl-L-alanine--D-glutamate ligase has protein sequence MDRQLNRHSELAKSLADSHVLVAGLGVSGQAVVDVLTELPNGRHPASVSSLDAQAEGAHYSSSSQVPWDSIDLVIASPGWPPHHEALTAAADHAVPVWSEIELAWQLRVNNEHTNKPAPWLAVTGTNGKTTTVELLATILHADGLRVATVGNVGAPVIRQIQNPTIDVFVLELSSFQLHFTYSMEPLASAILNIAEDHVDWHGSFDQYASDKARIFTHTHRACVYSEGDDRVVRLLHEADVHPGARAISVSAESPTPSSLGIVDGVLCDRAFTEPLTGPQRYRHAAELAQLSDLAHLAGPDGVVGSHTITNTLFAAALARAYGVAPRAVRDGVKSFQPGRHRIEHVATVAKNDAPQSGVTFINDSKATNAHAARASLLSLPLSSTVWIVGGVTKGANLDSLIAEIGPQLRSAVVIGVEHQEIVRAFARHAPHIPVHVASADDTGGVMRHAVNTAWKAAEPGDVVILAPACASMDQFDSYAHRGDEFVRWVTELIPPGQQRKE, from the coding sequence GTGGATCGTCAGTTGAACCGTCATAGTGAACTCGCGAAATCTCTTGCTGATAGTCACGTGCTTGTTGCTGGGCTGGGAGTGTCAGGTCAGGCTGTTGTTGACGTGCTCACTGAGCTACCCAATGGCCGACACCCAGCCTCCGTCAGTTCACTTGACGCCCAGGCAGAGGGCGCTCACTATTCATCCTCTTCGCAGGTGCCGTGGGACAGCATTGACCTTGTCATTGCGTCTCCCGGCTGGCCACCACACCACGAGGCGCTGACTGCCGCCGCTGACCACGCAGTGCCTGTGTGGAGTGAGATCGAGCTTGCGTGGCAACTGCGAGTGAACAACGAACACACAAACAAACCAGCACCGTGGCTCGCTGTCACTGGAACCAATGGGAAAACCACCACCGTTGAACTCTTAGCAACAATTCTTCACGCTGACGGCCTTCGTGTGGCAACGGTTGGCAATGTGGGTGCACCTGTCATCCGGCAGATCCAGAACCCCACAATCGATGTCTTTGTCCTTGAACTCTCCAGCTTCCAACTCCACTTCACCTACTCGATGGAACCGCTTGCCTCCGCGATCCTCAACATTGCTGAAGACCACGTTGATTGGCACGGATCATTTGACCAGTACGCTTCTGACAAAGCGCGGATCTTCACTCACACCCACCGCGCCTGTGTATATAGCGAAGGTGATGACCGTGTCGTTAGGTTGCTTCACGAAGCTGACGTTCACCCTGGTGCTCGAGCAATCTCAGTGAGCGCTGAAAGCCCAACTCCTAGCTCGCTGGGGATTGTGGATGGTGTTCTGTGTGATCGAGCATTTACGGAGCCACTGACCGGCCCTCAGCGATACCGCCATGCGGCGGAACTTGCCCAACTGTCAGACCTGGCGCACCTCGCTGGCCCAGATGGTGTCGTCGGTTCGCACACCATCACTAATACGCTGTTCGCTGCGGCTCTCGCCCGCGCCTATGGGGTGGCCCCTCGTGCAGTCCGGGATGGGGTCAAGAGCTTCCAACCTGGACGCCACCGCATCGAGCATGTCGCAACGGTGGCGAAGAATGATGCCCCGCAATCTGGGGTCACATTCATTAACGATTCGAAAGCTACGAACGCTCACGCAGCCCGCGCATCGCTTCTCTCGCTCCCGTTATCGTCCACTGTGTGGATTGTTGGGGGGGTTACTAAAGGAGCGAACCTAGATTCTCTCATCGCCGAAATTGGCCCCCAACTGCGAAGTGCAGTCGTCATTGGTGTGGAGCATCAGGAGATTGTGCGCGCATTTGCTCGACACGCCCCACACATCCCGGTCCACGTCGCCTCTGCAGACGACACTGGGGGAGTGATGCGCCATGCAGTGAACACGGCATGGAAAGCAGCAGAACCCGGGGATGTTGTCATCCTCGCGCCCGCGTGCGCTTCGATGGATCAGTTTGATTCCTACGCGCACCGTGGAGATGAGTTCGTGCGGTGGGTCACAGAGTTGATCCCACCTGGCCAACAACGCAAGGAGTAG